One Coffea eugenioides isolate CCC68of chromosome 2, Ceug_1.0, whole genome shotgun sequence genomic window, GCCCTGTTGATTTCTCCTTTGGTGGCAATCATTTATGGGACAGATTTAGTGTGAGTTAAATTCAATTTTCCATTATTTATTGCTTACCTTTTTACATCAAAAGATAAGCAAGTGAAATAGTCTAAACCATTCTGCTAAAGCGAGAAAAGTTAGCATAAAACCATTCAGGAAGATTGTTGCACTACCTTTGTTCTTGGATGTGACAAATATTTGGAGTTGAACCATGTTTGCACCTTTGCAAGCATGTTAATTAATAGTCGAGATATGTATGCATCCAACCATCACataaaatgtttcttttttgtttctaacATTCTTATCACAGTTTctgattttcaaatttgatttttttttctaatgtaCAAAATCCTGATTCTTGTTTTATGCTTGAACAAAAATATTTAGATCCTCCAGCTAATTGGTACCATCTATGATTCATGCTCAAGTTCTTTGTGATGTCCAAGATTGTTGCTTCTATCTCTGGCTTTCTTGACGCTCTTTGGACATCATGATCTCTGCTAATCTCTGTCTCAGTAAATGTCCTGTAGTTCTCCCTGCTAATCCCTTTTAGTGATGTTCCAGTACTCTTGTGGCTAGTAATTCAAACTATTTTGTATTACCTTTGTTTCATCTAACTAATTACTTGTTTGTCTCTTGCATATACAATCAAGTGTTGCTAGAGTAGTGATTCTGTTTCTTTATGCATTTGTTACAGCCTTCTCAACCCTTATGGGATATACTTTGAGAGGTTACGTTGGCATATTGATTATTATATTCCATTCTACAGGTTTTCATTTTATTCAGCGATGGATCAGTTTATGTTCTTTGCCCCATTATACCATTTGGAAGGTAATTGCTCATTTATGCTCAACATATCAGTAAATTTAGAGGGAGCCACTAACTACTTCTCTACTGTGTTTGGCTGAACTCTGCATGATGTGTTAGCATCTGAGCCAGGTTCGTCGCTTGCATGCTTGGTTTGTATTATTGTCATGCAGATCAAGAGTAGTAGATTCCTGAATTGCTCATGGAGTTGATGTTTGTTACTTGACGAAATGATCTAACTGTAGAAACACTAATTTCTTGACACAGTGTATCATTGGGATGCTTCTAGTgcttttttttataatatactAAATTGTTTGCAATTGTTTAAGTAGTTCTCTCTGGAATGTAATTGAGTAAATTGATGAGCTGAATTTTAATGATTTTTCCCAGTGTTTACAAGTGGGAGGCGTTGCAGGAAATTTATGTTGATGCCAAAACATTTGGGTTAAATTCTACCAACTCAAAAGCTGTTAGTAATATCAATATGGCAATCTCTTGGTTGGAAGCAATATTTCCTGAATTAAGTCAGCAATCTGCTGAAGGTGGGGATTCGTTTGCTCTTAAAGCTCGGCCTTATGCTTTTATTGACTCGTCCATAGTATTGCAGGTATCTTTTCTACCTGTCAAGCTGTCTTTTTCTCTTGTATTAACCTCTCATCTGCTTATTTATCAGATTTACATAGTTTTGAAAGCTAAGCTTTAACATGTCCTGCATGCTCATCTTCTGTGTGAACTTTCCccaattgctttttttttttttttaaatcatcaacTCTGATTCAGTGTAGTTATCCTTGCTGTCTTTTACTTGGAATAGACCATAATATTTGGCTTTGTTGCTCGATTAATTCTCTTGTCCTTTCCCCCAGTTTTCTGCTGCTTATTTAGAATTTAAACTTTTGATGTTCCAAGCTTGCATTGAGTAAGATAATTGCAATTGTTTGAGATGCTTTCAATAAAATGAAGCAGGAAATGCgatgaaatggaagaaaataCTTTTTCCCTTTCCTTATCAAGCTTTAAGATTTTTGCACCCCCcctcccccaaaaaaaaaaaagaaagaaaaaccctaATAAAATGACAGTTTTTGTTGCCTTTACCGATTGCCAGAGGGCTGTCCATAGGTTTCTGCTATAAACTATACTAAATAGAATAAAGAGTGGAGATATCAGGAAAATTTATGTTGGTTAGGACCCACTTAGTTCCACAATCATCTAGGTGGAATGTGAATTGGAACCAATATGTCCACATGTAACTCTCTCATTTGTCCTGGACCAACTACTAAGCTTGCCAAGTAGTTGGTGATGATCGACATAAAATTTCTTGGAGATATCATTCTTTCTGATTACCATCCATTTCATTTATCTTGATGTTCAAGCCAGGAAGTTTTCATGATGAAGTGTTGTAAATTTTGCTAGTTCTGCTGAGCAAATTGAGCTGACAACAATCATGTTTCTAGGGGCCTCTACGTAATTTTTGTCATGGTGAAAAGAAAGATACTCAAGTTCAGGATGCGGAAGGTCAAGGGCGTGCAGTTAGTTTTCTTTATAACTTAGTTAGCAAAGATTCGGTTTTGGTAATTGCTTGGAGTGGTGGACAACTACAAATAGATGCCTTCGCTGATGAGATCCAGCCAGTCTGGAAAGCTGGTAGTCCTCCTCGTCTTTTTGTTGATTCATGTGACCGCATACTTGGTATTGCTATGATTTGTGAGTCAGTTTCAAGTGATCTCTCCTTTCTGGAGCCTGATCCAACCCTTGATCGTGATGTTTGGTTGGGGCATCCAGCTCCTTTGTTGAGATTGGCTATTGTTGACTTAGCTTTACCAGGTAAAGGTGGTTCACATATTTCAATGTCTGTTGATCCTCTTATGCCTGAAAGAACATATTGCTTTCATAATGGAGGCATAGATTCTGTTGTCTTGCACTTTCTGCCTTTCTCAAGTGAGTCAGATGGCAAGGATGGGGCAAGGAGAAGTCCATCTGTAAATCCTGTGATCAGTGCCTGCCACGGAGAATCTTCCTCAACACCTTCACTCTGTGGTTTCTTGGCTTTAGCAGATTCATTTGGAGATTCATGGATTGTAGGAGTTACATATTCTCGAGAATGTATTGTGTTAGAGATGGAGACTTGGAATTTGTTGCTTCCCCCAATTGTTGATGAGGAGAAAAACCCTGCTCTTGAGGAAGAAAAACAATATACCAATAGTACAACTATTATTAGCAAGGAACTCCTTAGTGGCCCTAAAGTGGTTCTTCTGCCACCATCATCACCAAATCTACGTTCTGTAACTGCAGACTCAATTGAAGGGCGATCTACTCTTCATCAATACTTCAAACTCTTTCATGAAAATTACATGGAATATGCTTACAAGGTAGCAGCTTATCATGTTGTTTTGCATGTAATGGCCCCATTAGGTGAAACTATAAATTTGGAAGGAAGATTAGGAATATTTTCCTAGCTGTGTGTTTATGTTGTTAAGCCTTTGTTCCTTATTGACTTTGTTCGTTAAGAGATATTTATGTTTCTGATGATAATGCCTGGAATATTGACCTATAAGACTACTATGTCTTCGGAGTTGCTTTAGATGTTGGGTTATCTTATTTCACATCTAAAACCAATAATATTATTGCTCAAATTATGTCACCGATGATCTTCAAAAAGAGCATTTATGATGATCTGCTATATCAGGAAGCAAAGAATCATATTTGCTGTATGGTTTATTGTGCCTTGCAAACAtttaaatttccttttctaaataAGAAATGATATAACAGATTTTAATGTCACCGTTTCTTCTGTAAAAGCAATAGCTTATTGAAAAATGGTATTATTTGGTGTTGCACTGTGAACTTTACAAAGTAGAAGGATAGGCCATACACAGGAAAACTTAAGAAGGTAGACTATTAGTGGTTCATTGTCTTCTTCTGCAAACAATGCAGACATAGTGAAAATTTTCTCCTCTTTATCCCAAGTTGGATTCAGTTAGAATGCTCCCTTGAGCACCCTACTCAGTGTAGAAAGCAACCAAGTGAGAATGCTGATCTTTTCTAGGTTCTACCATGGGCTCTTGGGTGTAATGTTCAAGTTCCCACTACATTCATTTGATTCTAGATTCCTCCAAAATTGGAAACCTGTGTTGAAGATTTTCTGAACGGTGGTTTATGGTATCTTTACACCCACTCACTTCAATATGACTGGTTGTTATTCATAGTCTTCCAAATTTGCtaagtttttctatttttgctcAGCTATGCTGATATAAAATGATAGTTTATACTAGCTGCCAGAAGAATTTTCACATAGGTGAAGGTTCTGAATTTTCAGAAATGCGTTAACAAGTATAAGCTAGATTCTCAACtggctttttattttttaaatgaagaAATGGTGCAAAGTTGATTCTAGGGGATAATGATCATGTCTCAAGGATATGGGGAGTTGGGACTTTTGCCTTTTTAGTCTCC contains:
- the LOC113760456 gene encoding nuclear pore complex protein NUP88, coding for MRFNFNFIGLDDSGDGLESLSSPSTSTPKEDVEWLPLQHHPIFTSAADGALPPSSSASSKTLTNLLAWDGASRLYFWDSQKQCLHRISVQLGEPDPSSILAASPSKVLQADVQLNYEVQKISINRHGSAMLLSGSDRLCVMYLYGKTSVKDNIVICRTVTIGAEIYFHRRSIIRMLQVYWHPSSDTHLGILSSDSVFRIFNLSMSLQQPEQEYYLQPVKFGSSTRASSICPVDFSFGGNHLWDRFSVFILFSDGSVYVLCPIIPFGSVYKWEALQEIYVDAKTFGLNSTNSKAVSNINMAISWLEAIFPELSQQSAEGGDSFALKARPYAFIDSSIVLQGPLRNFCHGEKKDTQVQDAEGQGRAVSFLYNLVSKDSVLVIAWSGGQLQIDAFADEIQPVWKAGSPPRLFVDSCDRILGIAMICESVSSDLSFLEPDPTLDRDVWLGHPAPLLRLAIVDLALPGKGGSHISMSVDPLMPERTYCFHNGGIDSVVLHFLPFSSESDGKDGARRSPSVNPVISACHGESSSTPSLCGFLALADSFGDSWIVGVTYSRECIVLEMETWNLLLPPIVDEEKNPALEEEKQYTNSTTIISKELLSGPKVVLLPPSSPNLRSVTADSIEGRSTLHQYFKLFHENYMEYAYKVYFELQHHAPQLKKIIDNQHSRLQKAERKLLEVEEKQEKLESRITNAVQHCNVLEERLLKLRNLPGIHKKPLSKAERDFKAELDRYNGVELDALRSSIEALDARLKRFENSQQANQHTQVSGKRMNYMPAEEVSKLRSSIEKLSLVNNENTKMVKLIEPALRNLEINSTQ